Proteins encoded together in one Antennarius striatus isolate MH-2024 chromosome 13, ASM4005453v1, whole genome shotgun sequence window:
- the LOC137606420 gene encoding olfactory receptor 2K2-like, which yields MAPPTGGEPMGRGTHVVLSGCAPPGPMDAVPATRRLPSSPTSRPGSRGGPRRVVLCMENITRLTPLKQPIVFELEGFDVPPGYGSLLFILALFNLILVLLGNGVVAFVIIIDKNLHKPMFILVCHLVACDLLGSTAMLPRLMMHFLTGQKKITYALALTQALSVHTYGAAMQTILGTMAYDRYFAVCEPLRYSTIMTSARLHTYCAVAWIIALVLISVLFAFHINVELCGTTIKYVFCSNRSILALACSPTPINNIYGLFITWFISISVFLIVAFSYFRILHASVKRRRTGSSINSKAFRTCAIHIAVYLIHKVAVLVIVVTYRFPSASQNINKFLSILFIIIPPAVNPIIYGLASKELRESIIKHFSKVSHRK from the exons atggcccctcccacaggtggtgagcccatgggaagagggacccacgttgtcctttcgggctgcgccccaCCGGGCCCCATGGATGCAGTCCCAGCCACCAGGCGCttgccttcgagccccacctccaggcctggctccagaggggggccccg AAGGGTTGTGCTTTGCATGGAGAACATCACCAGGTTAACTCCTCTCAAACAACCCATTGTTTTTGAGCTGGAGGGATTCGATGTTCCGCCAGGATACGGTTCTTTACTCTTCATCCTGGCTCTGTTTAACTTAATTTTAGTGCTGTTAGGGAATGGTGTGGTGGCATTTGTCATCATCATAGACAAGAACCTTCATAAACCCATGTTTATCCTGGTCTGTCACCTGGTAGCCTGTGATCTACTGGGGAGCACAGCAATGCTGCCTCGTCTCATGATGCACTTCCTGACAGGACAGAAAAAGATCACCTACGCCTTAGCACTCACACAGGCTTTGTCTGTTCACACGTATGGAGCTGCAATGCAGACTATTCTGGGAACAATGGCCTATGACAG GTATTTTGCTGTGTGTGAACCACTCAGGTATTCTACTATCATGACGTCAGCTCGGCTGCACACCTACTGCGCTGTGGCCTGGATCATCGCTCTGGTGTTGATTAGCGTGCTCTTCGCCTTCCACATTAACGTCGAGCTGTGTGGAACCACCATTAAATACGTCTTCTGCAGCAACCGTTCTATCTTGGCACTGGCCTGCAGTCCCACTCCCATTAATAATATCTATG gtcTGTTCATAACGTGGTTCATCAGTATAAGTGTCTTCCTGATTGTTGCATTTTCCTACTTCAGAATCCTTCACGCTTCTGTAAAACGACGACGAACTGGAAGCAGCATCAACAGCAAGGCCTTTAGAACATGTGCGATACACATTGCTGTTTATCTAATCCACAAAGTAGCAGTGCTGGTCATAGTTGTGACTTACAGGTTTCCCTCAGCCtcacaaaatattaataaattccTTAGCATTCTGTTCATCATCATTCCACCAGCGGTTAACCCCATTATCTACGGACTAGCCAGTAAGGAGCTGCGTGAAAGCATCATCAAGCATTTTAGCAAAGTTAGTCACAGAAAATGA
- the LOC137606421 gene encoding olfactory receptor 2K2-like: MENFTRVTPLKQPIVFELEGFDVPPGYGSLFFILALINYTVVLLGNGVVAFVIIMDKNLHRPMFVLVCHLVACHLLGGTAALPRLMMQFLTGQKKIAYASALAQAFCLHMYGGTLQTIQGVMAYDRYVAVCEPLRYPTIMTAARLHTSCALAWIVAFILIGVLFAFHISVPLCGTTIKDIFCSNRPILRLACIPTPINDIYGLTMTWFLSTSVFLIIAFSYFRILRTSIKQHRGNGSINRKALKTCAPQIFVYVIYRVATLVMILSHRFPSLSQNIKKFLGILFIIIPPVINPMIYGLVIKELRTSIFSYFIKQCSLKK, translated from the exons ATGGAAAACTTCACGAGGGTAACTCCTCTCAAGCAGCCCATTGTGTTTGAGCTGGAGGGATTCGATGTTCCACCAGGATACGGCTCTCTGTTCTTCATCCTGGCTCTGATTAACTACACTGTAGTGCTGCTGGGGAATGGTGTGGTGGCATTTGTCATCATTATGGACAAGAACCTTCACAGACCCATGTTTGTTCTGGTTTGTCACTTGGTAGCCTGTCATCTTCTGGGGGGCACAGCAGCACTGCCTCGCCTTATGATGCAGTTCTTGACAGGACAGAAAAAGATTGCCTACGCCTCAGCCCTCGCTCAGGCATTCTGTCTGCACATGTATGGTGGTACACTGCAGACTATCCAGGGTGTGATGGCCTATGACAG GTATGTTGCTGTTTGTGAACCACTCAGGTATCCCACCATCATGACAGCAGCTCGGCTGCACACCTCCTGCGCCCTGGCCTGGATTGTTGCTTTCATATTGATTGGTGTACTCTTCGCCTTTCACATTAGTGTCCCATTGTGTGGCACCACCATCAAAGACATCTTCTGCAGTAACCGTCCCATTCTGAGGCTGGCCTGCATTCCCACCCCCATAAATGATATCTATG GTCTGACGATGACTTGGTTTTTGAGTACCAGCGTTTTCCTGATCATTGCTTTTTCATACTTCAGAATCCTTCGTACTTCTATAAAACAGCACAGAGGCAACGGGAGCATCAACAGAAAGGCCTTAAAGACGTGTGCACCACAGATTTTTGTTTATGTGATCTATAGAGTAGCAACACTGGTCATGATCTTGAGTCATAGGTTCCCTTCACTCTCCCAAAACATCAAGAAATTCCTCGGTATCCTGTTCATCATCATTCCACCCGTCATCAACCCCATGATTTATGGACTGGTCATTAAAGAACTACGTACTAgcattttcagttattttatcaAGCAATGCAGCCTTAAGAAGTGA
- the LOC137606422 gene encoding uncharacterized protein has protein sequence MGNITRLSPLKQPIVFELEGLDVPPGYGSLLFILVLINFTVILMGNGVVALVIIIDKNLHRPMFVLVCHLITCDLLGGTAALPHLMVHFLMGQKKIAYAPAITQAFCLHMYAGALQTVQGVMAYDRYVAVCEPLRYPSIMTSARLHTSCALAWIVAFILIGVLFSFHIHVPLCGTTIKHIFCTNHPILRLACIPTPISDIYGLTMNWVLSTSVFLIIAFSYIRILHTSVKQHRGNSSINKKALKTCAPQIVVYVVNQVATLIMVLSQRFPSLSHNMKKLLSILLIIIPPAINPMIYGLVIKELQGGDVDRGDGSVRLMDTEKTRLSLEKTILFCMENITRLTPLKQPIVFELEGFDVPPGYGSLLFILALINYIVVLLGNGVVAFVIIIDKNLHRPMFVMVCHLVGCDLLGGTALLPPIMIHFLMGQRRISYASAIAQAFCLHMYGSVLQTIQGVMAYDRYVAICEPLRYPTIMTSARLHTSCALAWIVAFILIGGLFCFHINVKLCGTTIKSVACSNRSILSLACSPTPINNIYGLTITWVLSTSVFLVVAFSYFRILHASGKRRRTKSSINNKAFRTCAIHIAVYLIHKLAVLVTVLSYRIPSKSPNMNKLQNLLFIIIPPAVNPIIYGLASKELRESIIKHFSKVTHRK, from the exons ATGGGGAACATCACAAGGTTATCTCCTCTCAAACAGCCCATTGTGTTTGAGCTAGAGGGACTTGATGTTCCACCAGGATACGGCTCTCTGCTCTTCATCCTGGTTCTGATTAACTTCACTGTAATTCTCATGGGGAATGGTGTGGTGGCACTTGTCATCATCATAGACAAGAACCTTCACAGACCCATGTTTGTTCTGGTCTGTCACCTGATAACTTGTGATCTACTGGGGGGCACAGCGGCACTGCCTCACCTCATGGTGCACTTCCTGATGGGACAGAAAAAGATTGCCTACGCCCCAGCCATCACTCAGGCCTTCTGTCTGCACATGTATGCTGGTGCACTGCAGACTGTCCAGGGTGTGATGGCCTATGACAG GTATGTTGCTGTTTGTGAACCACTCAGGTATCCCAGCATCATGACGTCAGCTCGGCTGCACACCTCCTGCGCCCTGGCCTGGATTGTTGCTTTCATATTGATTGGTGTGCTCTTCAGCTTCCACATTCACGTCCCGCTGTGTGGCACCACCATAAAACACATCTTCTGCACTAACCATCCCATCCTGAGGCTGGCCTGCATTCCCACCCCCATAAGTGATATCTATG GTCTGACGATGAATTGGGTTTTGAGTACCAGCGTTTTCCTGATCATTGCTTTTTCATACATCAGAATCCTTCATACTTctgtaaaacaacacagaggCAACAGCAGCATTAACAAAAAGGCCTTAAAGACGTGTGCACCACAGATTGTTGTTTATGTGGTCAACCAAGTGGCAACACTGATCATGGTCTTGAGTCAAAGGTTCCCTTCACTCTCCCACAATATGAAGAAATTACTCAGCATCCTATTAATCATCATTCCACCAGCCATCAACCCCATGATTTATGGACTGGTCATTAAAGAGCTAC AGGGTGGTGACGTTGACCGTGGGGATGGATCAGTGCGACTGATGGACACTGAGAAGACAAGATTAAGTCTTGAAAA AACAATTTTGTTTTGCATGGAGAACATCACCAGGTTAACTCCTCTCAAACAACCCATTGTGTTTGAGCTGGAGGGATTCGATGTTCCACCAGGATACGGCTCTCTGCTCTTCATCCTGGCTCTGATTAACTACATTGTAGTGCTGCTGGGAAATGGTGTGGTGGCATTTGTCATCATCATAGATAAGAATCTTCACAGACCCATGTTTGTAATGGTCTGTCACCTGGTAGGCTGTGATCTACTGGGGGGCACAGCACTGCTGCCTCCCATCATGATTCACTTCCTGATGGGGCAGAGAAGGATCTCCTACGCCTCAGCCATCGCCCAGGCCTTCTGTCTGCACATGTATGGCAGTGTACTTCAGACTATCCAGGGTGTGATGGCCTATGACAG GTATGTTGCAATATGTGAACCACTCAGGTATCCCACCATCATGACGTCAGCTCGACTGCACACTTCCTGCGCCCTGGCCTGGATTGTTGCTTTTATATTGATTGGCGGGCTCTTCTGCTTCCACATTAACGTTAAGCTGTGTGGCACCACCATCAAAAGCGTTGCCTGCAGCAACCGTTCTATCTTGTCACTTGCCTGCAGTCCCACCCCCATTAATAACATCTATG gttTGACCATAACGTGGGTCTTGAGTACAAGTGTCTTCTTGGTTGTTGCATTTTCCTACTTCAGAATCCTTCATGCTTCTGGAAAACGACGACGGACTAAAAGCAGCATCAACAACAAGGCCTTTAGAACATGTGCGATACACATTGCTGTTTATCTAATCCACAAATTAGCCGTGCTGGTCACAGTTTTGAGTTACAGGATTCCCTCAAAATCAccaaatatgaataaattacaaaacCTCCTGTTCATCATCATTCCACCAGCGGTTAACCCCATTATCTACGGACTGGCCAGTAAAGAGCTACGTGAAAGCATCATCAAGCATTTTAGCAAAGTTACTCACAGAAAATAA
- the LOC137606423 gene encoding olfactory receptor 2K2-like gives MENITGLTPLKQPIVFELEGFDVPPGYGSLLFILALFDYILVLLANGVVVFVIIIDKNLHRPMFILICHLVACDLLGGTAVLPRLMMHFLMGQKKIAYASAIAQAYSVHVYGTAVQTILGVMAYDRYVAVCEPLRYLTIMTSARLHTSCALAWMVSFILMAALFSFHINVPLCGTTIQHVYCSNRSILRLACSPTPISNIYGLALVWTVNTSVFLIVAFSYFRILHSSLKQRRVDSSINSKAFWTCASHLSIYVTYVTAVVVVILSYRFPSLSKNIKKFLSILVFIIPCAINPIIYGLFSKELRASIVKNLSTQARRKQ, from the exons ATGGAGAACATCACTGGGTTAACTCCTCTCAAACAACCCATTGTGTTTGAGCTGGAGGGATTCGATGTTCCACCAGGATACGGCTCTCTGCTCTTCATCCTGGCTCTGTTTGACTACATTTTAGTGCTGCTGGCCAATGGTGTGGTGGTGTTTGTCATCATCATAGACAAGAACCTTCACAGACCCATGTTTATATTAATCTGTCACCTGGTAGCCTGTGATCTACTGGGGGGCACAGCCGTGCTGCCTCGCCTCATGATGCACTTCCTGATGGGGCAGAAAAAGATCGCCTATGCCTCAGCCATCGCCCAGGCCTACTCCGTTCACGTGTACGGTACAGCAGTGCAGACGATCCTGGGAGTGATGGCCTATGACAG GTATGTTGCTGTGTGTGAACCACTCAGGTACCTCACCATCATGACATCAGCTCGGCTGCACACCTCCTGCGCCCTGGCTTGGATGGTTTCTTTCATATTGATGGCTGCGCTCTTCTCATTCCACATTAACGTCCCACTGTGTGGAACCACCATCCAACACGTGTACTGCAGCAACCGCTCTATCCTGAGGCTGGCCTGCAGTCCCACCCCCATAAGTAATATCTATG GTCTCGCATTGGTTTGGACGGTGAACACCAGTGTCTTCCTGATCGTTGCTTTTTCCTACTTCAGAATCCTTCATTCTTCTCTAAAACAACGGAGAGTTGACAGCAGCATCAACAGCAAAGCTTTTTGGACATGCGCGTCACACCTGAGTATATATGTAACGTATGTAACAGCAgtagttgttgttattttgagtTACAGGTTCCCTTCACTTTCCAAAAATATCAAGAAATTCCTCAGCATTCTGGTTTTCATCATTCCTTGTGCTATAAACCCAATCATCTATGGACTGTTCAGCAAAGAGTTACGTGCTAGCATTGTCAAAAATTTGAGCACACAAGCCCGTCGAAAACAATGA
- the LOC137606480 gene encoding neuronal acetylcholine receptor subunit alpha-10-like: MKRLCSGSMLLLFFLPGYLAAHGRYAQKLMKDLFSNYTNALRPVEDTDHIINVTLQVTLSQIIDMDERNQILTTYLWVRQVWMDAYLTWKKEDYDGLDAIRIPSSYVWRPDIVLYNSADDQFSSSMETNVVLRDDGQVMWDQPAITKSSCSVDVAFFPFDVQECHLTFGSWTHNGNQMDLFNALDSADLADFIPNVEWEVLGMPAKKNVILYGCCSDPYPDITFTLHLKRRASFYIFNLILPCMMISFLAPLGFYLPADSGEKVSLGVTVLLALTVFQLLVAESMPPSESVPLIGKYYIATMTMVTTSTALTIFIMNIHHCGPEARPVPRWAKHFILTYLARICFVYEVGDNCLGGASSRKQPLSQEASEALSSKGTNWDVNGQAWSGRLEEDGAGESTKQESSIRVDCTEDMFVSVDHSEEEGAAGQRNTEPGETNNAVGEGEEKEKKGIGDEEKEKRREILMKTGLHRNIEYIANSYHDQRSTQLRIGEWRKVAKVMDRFFMWLFCIMVFIMSILILGKAI, translated from the exons GTTACTTGGCTGCTCACGGTCGCTACGCTCAGAAGCTAATGAAGGACCTGTTCTCCAACTACACCAACGCCCTGCGGCCGGTGGAGGACACTGACCACATCATCAACGTCACGCTGCAGGTCACCCTCTCCCAGATCATCGACATG gatgagcgGAACCAGATCCTGACTACCTACCTGTGGGTCCGGCAGGTGTGGATGGACGCCTACCTCACCTGGAAGAAGGAGGACTATGATGGCTTGGACGCCATCCGAATCCCCAGCAGCTATGTATGGAGACCTGATATTGTGTTGTATAACAG CGCAGATGATCAGTTCTCCAGCTCCATGGAGACCAATGTGGTCCTTCGTGACGATGGTCAGGTCATGTGGGACCAGCCAGCCATCACCAAAAGCTCCTGCTCTGTAGATGTGGCCTTCTTCCCATTTGATGTGCAGGAATGTCATCTAACCTTCGGCTCCTGGACTCATAACGGGAACCAGATGGACCTATTCAATGCCTTGGACAGCGCCGACCTggctgactttatccccaatgTGGAGTGGGAG GTTCTTGGCATGCCAGCCAAGAAGAACGTCATCCTGTATGGATGCTGCTCAGACCCATACCCAGACATCACATTCACCCTCCACCTGAAGAGACGCGCCTCCTTCTACATCTTCAACCTCATCCTCCCCTGCATGATGATCTCCTTCCTGGCTCCGCTGGGGTTTTATCTACCGGCTGACTCTGGTGAGAAGGTCTCTCTGGGCGTCACTGTGCTGCTGGCCCTCACCGTGTTCCAGCTACTGGTGGCTGAGAGCATGCCGCCCTCCGAGAGTGTTCCTCTGATAG GGAAGTACTACATTGCTACCATGACGATGGTCACTACGTCAACAGCgctcaccatcttcatcatgaaCATTCATCACTGCGGTCCAGAAGCTCGTCCTGTCCCGCGGTGGGCCAAGCACTTCATCCTCACCTATCTTGCCCGGATCTGTTTCGTCTACGAGGTCGGTGACAACTGCCTTGGAGGGGCGTCTTCCAGGAAACAACCACTGTCGCAGGAGGCCTCTGAAGCCCTCTCATCCAAAGGAACCAACTGGGATGTGAATGGCCAGGCATGGAGTGGGAGGTTGGAGGAGGATGGGGCTGGGGAGTCCACGAAACAGGAGTCATCCATCCGCGTGGACTGCACAGAGgatatgtttgtgtctgttgacCACTCTGAGGAAGAAGGAGCCGCTGGACAACGCAACACAGAGCCCGGGGAGACAAACAACGCtgttggagaaggagaagagaaagaaaagaaaggcattggagatgaagagaaggagaagcgaAGGGAGATCTTGATGAAAACTGGACTGCACAGGAACATTGAGTACATCGCCAACTCGTACCACGACCAGAGAAGCACACAGCTTCGCATTGGGGAGTGGAGGAAGGTCGCAAAGGTGATGGATCGCTTCTTTATGTGGTTGTTCTGTATCATGGTCTTCATCATGAGCATCCTCATCCTGGGAAAAGCCATCTGA